A window of Diospyros lotus cultivar Yz01 chromosome 14, ASM1463336v1, whole genome shotgun sequence contains these coding sequences:
- the LOC127790582 gene encoding WUSCHEL-related homeobox 11 yields MDDPGQDPNNPSHGSERSEPVRTRWTPKPEQILILESIFNSGMVNPPKDETVRIRKLLEKFGSVGDANVFYWFQNRRSRSRRRQRQIQASLAGGEQQGQATSGEGAIQYGGGSPAGFLSSSSSCLVGSSSSCGVAGGDDLFSFSCQMGLPGAEPNSSMASLLCPSDTSNLQYQSGNCMAGFITVFINGVPTEVPRGQIDMKAMFGQDMVLVHSSGIPVPFNEYGLSVETLLHGESYFLVPRLG; encoded by the exons GAGCCATGGCTCCGAGAGAAGTGAACCAGTTCGAACCAGGTGGACTCCAAAGCCGGAGCAAATCCTCATTCTCGAGTCCATCTTCAATAGTGGGATGGTGAATCCCCCCAAAGATGAGACGGTGAGAATAAGGAAGCTGCTCGAGAAGTTCGGCTCCGTCGGCGACGCCAACGTCTTCTATTGGTTCCAGAACCGGAGGTCACGCTCTCGCCGCCGGCAGAGGCAAATTCAGGCCAGCCTCGCAGGCGGAGAGCAGCAGGGTCAGGCCACGAGCGGCGAGGGAGCAATTCAGTATGGCGGTGGCTCCCCCGCAGGGTTTCTGTCTTCGTCGTCTTCGTGCCTTGTTGGTTCTTCTTCCTCCTGTGGAGTTGCAGGCGGCGACGacctcttctctttctcctgcCAAATGGGTCTCCCCGGAGCTGAGCCGAACTCCTCCATGGCTTCTCTTTTGTGCCCTTCTGATACTTCAAATTTGCAGTACCAATCTGGCAATTGCATGGCAG GGTTTATCACAGTATTCATCAATGGGGTTCCAACAGAAGTTCCAAGGGGGCAAATTGATATGAAAGCAATGTTTGGACAAGATATGGTCTTAGTTCACTCTTCAGGAATTCCAGTCCCTTTCAACGAGTATGGCCTTTCGGTGGAGACCTTGCTGCATGGTGAAAGCTATTTCCTG gTTCCAAGACTTGGCTAA